Part of the Andreesenia angusta genome, TGGCTTTAGGAAGTTGTTTATCATCTCGTTTCTTCTCGACTCAGGCTGAAGGAAGTCGTCTCTTTGAAGAAGCTCCATAAGCCTGTCCTGGTATTTGGACAGCCTGAAGAAGTAGGCCTCTTCTTTCGCAAGCTTCACTTCTCTTCCGCAGTCTGGACATTTCCCGTCTTGAAGCTGGCTATCTGTCCAGAAAGACTCGCAAGGCGTGCAGTAATGGCCTTCGTACACGTCTTTGTATATATCTCCTTTTTCATACAGCTTCATAAATATATTCTGCACTATCTGCTTGTGCTTCTCGTCTGTAGTCCTTATAAAGTGGTCATATGATATGTCGAGCGTCTTCCAAAGCTTCTGTATGTTGGAAACTATTCCATCTAGGAACTCTTTCGGAGTAACTCCTTTCTCCTTGGCCACAGTCTCTATCTTCTGTCCGTGCTCGTCAGTTCCAGTAAGGAACCTCACGTCGTAGCCCATTATCCTCTTGAACCTAGCAACAGTGTCTGTAGCCACAGTACAGTAGGTATGCCCTATGTGAAGATTGTCACTAGGGTAGTATATAGGTGTTGTTATATAAAAAGTGTCTTTTTTCAAGTCATCGCCTCCGTTTATACAAAAAAAGCTCTCTGTCTCGCCTGAGAAGAAAGCTATAAATCGCTTTTATTCTATATTAAATTTCTGTTTCTGTCAAGACAGAGCCTAGCCTAGACAGGTCTAATAGATCATTTTCTAGAGCAAATGTTATTAAATGTAATAGAATTAATTGACAGATTTATTTCCTTATAGTAGAATAATCATGTAACATACCACTGGTTTTTATAATCTCAAAGGAGGAAATTTAGATGAAATCTACTGGAATAGTTAGAAAAGTCGATGAGCTAGGAAGAGTTGTAATCCCCATAGAACTCAGAAGAACGCTAGACATCGCTGAAAAGGACGCTCTAGAGATCTACGTAGACGGAGAGCAGATTATTCTTAAGAAGTACGCTCCAGCTTGTATATTCTGTGGACAAGCCAAAGACGTTGTTTCTTATAGAGGAAAAAACATCTGTCCAGCTTGTCTTGACGAGATGGCAGCTACTAGAAAGTAATGAATTGCCCCTGGCCAATAGGCCCGGGGCTTTTTATATGTCTATGCTCTCTTTGTAGACTTCGTTCTTCGGAATATTCCTGTCCTTGGCCACAGACTTTATGGCCTCTTTCTTTGGAAGCCCGCTCTCCATATAGTGTAGTATATGGTCCCTTATGCTCTCGAACTCCATCTTCTCTACCTCGGCCTCCGGTTCGCTGTTCCCCTCAAGCACCAGCACTATCTCTCCCTTTACTTCTCTGTCACTGTAGTCAGCTATCACTTCCGATACTCTTCCTCTGTTTATCTCTTCATGCTTTTTTGTAAGCTCTCTGGAAAGCGCTACTTTCCTGTCTCCCATAATCTGCAATATGTCCTCTAGCAAGTTCATTATCCTTCTAGGCGACTCGTACAGTATTATGGTCCTCTCTTCGTTTTTCAAGCGCTCAAGCTCGCTCCTTCTGTCTCTCTTCTTAGAGGACAGGAAGCCTTCAAATACGAATTTTCCCGTGGGCAGCCCAGATACCACCAGCGCCATTATAGAGGCAGTCGGCCCAGGCAGCGCTACAACCTCTATTCCAGCCTCTATGGCCTCTTTTATAATCTCCTCGCCAGGGTCTGATATCCCAGGCATTCCGGCGTCAGATACAAGCGCTATGTCCTCTCCGTCCATGAGCTTGGACACCAAATATCCGCCTTTTTCGTACTTGTTGTGCTCATGGTAGGATGTAAGGGGCTTCTTTATCTCAAAGTGGTTCAGCAGCTTCAGCGTATGCCTTGTGTCCTCGGCGGCCACAAGATCTACTTGCTTAAGCGTCTCAAGCGTCCTTATGGTTATGTCCTCTAGATTTCCTATAGGTGTCGGGCATATATAGAGTTTTCCTGTCAAATCCCTCACTCCTTTTGTTCTCTGTCGAGTCCGTATATCTCGTGGACTTCGTCTGTGTAGCTTCCGTCTTCGTTGTATATATAGAGAGGCTCTGCCATAAGCAATTCTGGCCTCGCAGACTTGACTGCCTCTATAAGCACCAGGTTTGGCTTTGCATTCACTTTAGGGTGCACAAACCTCATCTTCTTGGGCTCCAGCTTGTTGGCCCTAAGGCTTACAAATATATCTGCAAGCCTGCTTGGCCTGTGAACCATGTAGAACTTCCCATGGTGCTTCAGCAGCCGGCTGGCTGTTTTGCAGACATCTTCTATTGTACAGCTGACTTCATGCCTTGAAATCTGCTTTCTGTCGTTTTCATTCACAAGCCCTTCTCCTATAGCCATGTATGGCGGGTTTGAAGTCACTACGTCGTATATGTTAACTCCTAGCGTTTCCGGAGCTTCTTTAAGGTCTATATTGTGTATCTTTATCTTCTCTTCAAGGGAGTTCAGTTTCACGCTTCTCTCCGCCATCTCGGCAACTTCCCTCTGTATCTCCACCCCGTGCACTATTTCCACGTTGTTTTTCCCGTTTACTATAAGTGGTATTATGCCCGTCCCTGTTCCAAGGTCTACTACCTTGGCCCCGTGCTTTGGCTTTGCATAGTTTCCAAGCAGCACAGCGTCCATTCCAAAGCAGAATCCGTTTTCGCTCTGGATTATCCTGTACCCCCTTATTCCAAGGTCATCTATTCTCTCGTCGGCTTTCAGCTCCATCATACACCTCCAAATATAAAAAAAGACCCTCAGAAAGGGCCTTTTCGCTATTACTCACTGAACTATTGCTGAACTGGAGCGTCTACTGGACAAACGTTAGCGCAAGCTCCGCAGTCTATACATGCAGACTCATCTATAACGTATAGATCGTCTCCTGCTGATATACATCCTACTGGACACTCTGGTTCACAAGCTCCACAGCTTATGCATGCCTCCATTATTTTGTAAGCCATCTTAGATACACCTCCTAGATTAAATCTAATTAAAGAAACCTCAAGGTTATTGTAACACTATTTTTCAAAGTTTAAAAGCTTTTTTTAAATTTCTGTAAATATCTAATTTTCCTCTTTCATAAGCTTCTTGAGCTCTCTTATCTCGTCCTCGCCTATGCCTTCTAAGTCTATGATCTGGGTCATATCCATCTTTTTAGACTTGGGCTTTCTGTTTCTAGGCCTCTCGTATTCTATCTCGCTCAGCAAAAACGGCAGTATCTCCTCTGTCTCCTCGTCTGTCTTTAGCTTCACCTTTACAAGCTCTAGAAGCGTAGACGTTGAAACCACTATACCTGTTCCTATAGAGGTCCTTACTCTTGTGCCCACGTTTGGCATCCTTCTGAGTATCTCCTCGTATGTGTCATGCTCGTACTTGAGACAGCACATAAGCCTTCCGCATATTCCAGATATCTTTGTCGGATTGAGCGAGAGGTTCTGGTCTTTTGCCATCTTTATCGACACAGGGTGAAACTCGCCTAGAAAAGTGGCGCAACAGAGCGGCTTTCCGCATGGTCCAAGCCCCCCTATGACTTTTGCCTCGTCTCTCACGCCTATCTGCCTTAGCTCTATCCTCATCCTGAATATAGAGGCCAGGTCCTTTACAAGCTCCCTGAAGTCCACCCTTCCCTCGGCCGTGAAGTAGAATATGACCTTTTTGTTGTCAAATGTATACTCCACATCTATCAGCTTCATGTCCAGGCTGTGCTCTTTTATCTTCTCCATGCATATCCTAAAAGCCTCTGACTCTTTGGCTTTGCTCTCCTTGAAAGCTCTGGTGTCTTCCTCTGTAGCTATTCTCATCACTTTCTTCAGAGGCGGTATCACGTCTTTTTCGTCTACTTCCTTCATCCCTATGACGGCAGATCCATACTCTATGCCTCTAGCTGTCTCGACTATGACGTCGTCATCTTTATCTATCTGAAGTTCGCCCGGGTCAAAATAGTAAATCTTCCCGGCCTTTTTGAATCTCACTCCTACTACTTTTGTCATTTCTATCTCCCTTCTCGGCTCTGGCCCTAAGCGCCATCTCCACTGGACAGTCCATGTATTTTCAAGAGCAAAAGCTCTACAACGAGCTGATAGTTCACGTTCCGCCCTATGTCGAGCTTGGCGTTTTCTACTCTCCTAACTATATCATAGATCTGGCACGATGAGAGTATACCTGTTTGAGTTTTTAATCTCCTTATTTTATCTCTGTTTATGATATGCTCTTCGCCGCCTGTCTTTTTAATCACAAGCAGGTCTCTGAAATAGGATGTAATCAGGTCCATTATCTCGTATATATGCTCTTTTTCGCCTTCAAAGTACTTCACGTTTGAAAACACTTTTGTGATGTCTTTTTCCATAGTGTCCGAGATTATGTCTATAGTCTTTTCTCTTCTCTCTTTGAAGCTCTCGTCACTCAAAAGCCCCACTGCCTTCCCTATGTTTCCGTCTGAAAAAGCTATAACAGTCTCAAGCTTCTCCACATTTCCAAATTCGTCCTCTAGATATGATTTCATCTCTTCAGGAGAAACCCGTTCTAGCTTTATACTCTGGCACCTGGATACAGTTGTCTTCAAGAGCTTACTTGCGTTGTCCACAAGTATTATAGTCACTACATTTGGCATGGGCTCCTCTATTGTCTTTAGAAACTTGTTCTGGGCGTCTACGGAGAGCTTTTCCCCTTCCGTGATTATGAACACCTTTTTCTCGCTTTCGTTGGGCTTTTTCCTCATCTCGGACTGTACCCTCTCTATGTCGGCTACAGAGTATGTGGTTTTCGAGCCGCCCTTTGCCGATCCTACACTCTCCACAAATAGATCCGGGTGGTTTCCAGACTCCAGCTTTCTGCAAGAAGAGCAGACCTTGCACGGCCTGCTGTCAGAAGTGCAGAGTATCATCTTTGCGAACTCCATGGCTAAAGTCTTCTTTCCTATTCCATTTGACCCTTCAAAGATGTATGAATGTGATATTTCTCCAGACTCGGCTGACTTCTTGAGCCTTTCAATCGTCTTCTTGTTTCCCACTATCTGCGTCATATGCTCTTCCTTTCAGACTGCTAAAGTTTCCTAAACTGCTCTACATCTACCACAAATACAGTTGCCCCTCCGACTTTTACGTTGAAAGACTGAAGTATCATGGACGCCTCCTCCACCATAGGAGGGATTGTAGCCACGATCTCCCTCTTTCTGCAGTTTTCGCCTATTATGTCCATAACCTCTTCAACACGCTCTTCCTCCACACCTATGAGCACTGTCCTATTTCCCTGTCTCAGAAACCCTCCAGTGGATGAAAGCTTTGTAGCCCCTATCTTCTTGTCTCTAAGGGCATCTACCAAATCTCTTACGTCTTCGTCCTGAACTATTGCTATCACTAGTTTCATTTCTCTTCCCCCCGTATTGTCTCTACTGCCTTTCTATATACAATTTCAGCTATTCTATCTATACCCATAAGCTCTCCGCCTTCCACACAGCCCACTTTTTCCCAGGAGTATTTTTCGGCTATATGTAGCGCATTTCTGTAGGACTTTTCAAGGTATTCGCTGTCGCTTTCATGTATGTCCTTTTCCTTGCTCCCGTCTATCTTGTTTTCTCTGTCTTTCATAAGCCTCTGGCTTATTTCAGGGTCTACATCCAGGAAAATCACTCTGTCCGGCTCGGGGATCTTGTATATCTTGTACTCAAGATTGTATAGCCAGTCGAGATAGCTTTCTAGCTCTGTCCCAGACTCCATCTTGGCCCCTTGGTGCACCATATTGGAAGTGGTATATCTGTCTGAGATGACTATGCCTCCACTTTCGTAGAAGTCCCCCCAGTCTGTCTTGTAGGATGCATATCTGTCCATGGCAAAAAAAGTGGACGCCGTATACGGGTCTACGTCCTCGGCGTTCTTTCCAAAGTCCCCTCTGAGGTACATCTTCACAAGTGCAGATGATTCACTTTCGTAGTTTGGAAAAGTGACTTTTCTGACTCTGTAGCCTTCAGTCTTCAGCCTGTTGTAGAGCTTCTCTGTCTGAGTCGCCTTTCCGCTTCCGTCCGAG contains:
- a CDS encoding tRNA1(Val) (adenine(37)-N6)-methyltransferase, whose translation is MELKADERIDDLGIRGYRIIQSENGFCFGMDAVLLGNYAKPKHGAKVVDLGTGTGIIPLIVNGKNNVEIVHGVEIQREVAEMAERSVKLNSLEEKIKIHNIDLKEAPETLGVNIYDVVTSNPPYMAIGEGLVNENDRKQISRHEVSCTIEDVCKTASRLLKHHGKFYMVHRPSRLADIFVSLRANKLEPKKMRFVHPKVNAKPNLVLIEAVKSARPELLMAEPLYIYNEDGSYTDEVHEIYGLDREQKE
- a CDS encoding DUF362 domain-containing protein — its product is MAYKIMEACISCGACEPECPVGCISAGDDLYVIDESACIDCGACANVCPVDAPVQQ
- the rsmI gene encoding 16S rRNA (cytidine(1402)-2'-O)-methyltransferase; amino-acid sequence: MTGKLYICPTPIGNLEDITIRTLETLKQVDLVAAEDTRHTLKLLNHFEIKKPLTSYHEHNKYEKGGYLVSKLMDGEDIALVSDAGMPGISDPGEEIIKEAIEAGIEVVALPGPTASIMALVVSGLPTGKFVFEGFLSSKKRDRRSELERLKNEERTIILYESPRRIMNLLEDILQIMGDRKVALSRELTKKHEEINRGRVSEVIADYSDREVKGEIVLVLEGNSEPEAEVEKMEFESIRDHILHYMESGLPKKEAIKSVAKDRNIPKNEVYKESIDI
- a CDS encoding ATP-binding protein; its protein translation is MTQIVGNKKTIERLKKSAESGEISHSYIFEGSNGIGKKTLAMEFAKMILCTSDSRPCKVCSSCRKLESGNHPDLFVESVGSAKGGSKTTYSVADIERVQSEMRKKPNESEKKVFIITEGEKLSVDAQNKFLKTIEEPMPNVVTIILVDNASKLLKTTVSRCQSIKLERVSPEEMKSYLEDEFGNVEKLETVIAFSDGNIGKAVGLLSDESFKERREKTIDIISDTMEKDITKVFSNVKYFEGEKEHIYEIMDLITSYFRDLLVIKKTGGEEHIINRDKIRRLKTQTGILSSCQIYDIVRRVENAKLDIGRNVNYQLVVELLLLKIHGLSSGDGA
- a CDS encoding PSP1 domain-containing protein — translated: MTKVVGVRFKKAGKIYYFDPGELQIDKDDDVIVETARGIEYGSAVIGMKEVDEKDVIPPLKKVMRIATEEDTRAFKESKAKESEAFRICMEKIKEHSLDMKLIDVEYTFDNKKVIFYFTAEGRVDFRELVKDLASIFRMRIELRQIGVRDEAKVIGGLGPCGKPLCCATFLGEFHPVSIKMAKDQNLSLNPTKISGICGRLMCCLKYEHDTYEEILRRMPNVGTRVRTSIGTGIVVSTSTLLELVKVKLKTDEETEEILPFLLSEIEYERPRNRKPKSKKMDMTQIIDLEGIGEDEIRELKKLMKEEN
- a CDS encoding cyclic-di-AMP receptor; the protein is MKLVIAIVQDEDVRDLVDALRDKKIGATKLSSTGGFLRQGNRTVLIGVEEERVEEVMDIIGENCRKREIVATIPPMVEEASMILQSFNVKVGGATVFVVDVEQFRKL
- a CDS encoding deoxynucleoside kinase encodes the protein MDKGKLIIIESGSDGSGKATQTEKLYNRLKTEGYRVRKVTFPNYESESSALVKMYLRGDFGKNAEDVDPYTASTFFAMDRYASYKTDWGDFYESGGIVISDRYTTSNMVHQGAKMESGTELESYLDWLYNLEYKIYKIPEPDRVIFLDVDPEISQRLMKDRENKIDGSKEKDIHESDSEYLEKSYRNALHIAEKYSWEKVGCVEGGELMGIDRIAEIVYRKAVETIRGEEK
- a CDS encoding AbrB/MazE/SpoVT family DNA-binding domain-containing protein, which translates into the protein MKSTGIVRKVDELGRVVIPIELRRTLDIAEKDALEIYVDGEQIILKKYAPACIFCGQAKDVVSYRGKNICPACLDEMAATRK